In Pirellulales bacterium, the sequence GGCTTCACTTAGATCAATGCCCATCGCGTTGGCAAATGCGAGCAGGTAACACGCCACGTCGGCGAGTTCGTCGGCCACTTCGCAGAGTTTTTCGGGCTGTCGAGAGACCTCCCGCGAATCCTCAACGGAGCCCCATTGGAAGTGCTCCATCAACTCGGCCGCTTCGATGGCGAGCGACATGGCCAGATTCTTCGGGGCGTGGAACACCTGCCACTCCCGCTCGGCGACGAATTCGGCCACCAACCGGCGCAGCTCGGCAACCGTCGTCGCTTCGTCACTCATCGTACAAAAGCAATTGTTGCGGCGGGTGCTTCCGCTCGAGATAGCGATTGCGATAGCCTTCCGCCAGATGGACCATCACCTCGAGCACCAACAGATCGGCACGACTCATCACGTGCCGCGCGCTGCGGTTTCCCAGGCCGTGAATCAATTGCTCGAGCACGTCGAGATGCATCAGCATGGCCTGTTGCGGCGTGACGCCGGCGGTGGCGAGCAGATCCGCGAGCGTGGTCATCTCGACCGTCAGATTGCCCGAGCCCATGATAACGTATGCCCGCAGCAATTCAGTGTAATGAGCGACGAGATTCTCCGGAAGCTGGAGCGTCTCCTCGGGCCGGCGCGATCGCGGCGCCGTCGGATCCCCAGTTGACGGAACGTCGATCCCCGAGCGAACGCCTTGCGAATTCGCGGTGAGCGATTCCAAATCGCTGATGAGCGAGCGCTGCTGGGCCAGCAGGCGGTCTGCCTCTTGATGCTCGTAATGCAGCCGCTGCCGCTCGGCCTGGATCAGCCGCCGGTTGTCGCGAATAAGCTGATGGCGTTCGATGGCACGGGCAGCGGACCAGAGGAGCGTGCGCACGGTCGTCGTATTGACGCATAGATAACCATCCGCCCCCACCTCGAAAGCCAGTGCGGTCAGTTCCTGTTCGCCCGCGCTTCCCAGCACGACAATCGGCTCGTCTCCGCCCCCCCCGCGCAGCCCTTCGGTGAATTCGAGTGCGTCGAGTTCGCCAGGTTCATGGCTAATGAACACCGCGTCGAAGACCTCGTCGCGAAGCCGAGCCATTCCGGCCGCCGAGCCGATCGTCTCTTCCAGCACCACTTCCGACGCGCTGTCCGTCGCAAAGGCCTCGGCCAGCCAGCCGCCGGTGCGGTGATACGTGGTCACGTAGAGCACTCGCATCCGCGGCGGCAATGTGCCCCAAGCGACCGAGGAGGATTGCTTCGGCGTGTCGAACGAGGCCGTGGACATGTGCGTTCCGAGATGAAATCTCACACGCGCCGAGGGTCAAATATGGCGGTCCCTCGGCGTTGTTACCCGATTTCGGGCGGAGCACTGTACCCACCGTTGCCCGCGAGGTCAAGTTCAGCACCTTTTTCGCAAAATACGAATATTGAGACGCGGTCGCACACGCCTGCATTGGCTCTTTTTCTTTCGCCGCGAAGCCGCTATTTCCCAGTCTTGATTTCGGCCGGACGACCCACTGCATTCATGGCCAGGTTGCGGACGCCGAAGCTATGGAAGATTTCCTGGCCGGAGGCGTCCTTGATACTAACGATTACCGATGCCTGACGCTCGTCGAAGTGTGCCGGCACGGACCAGGCGATCCGCCCTCCGTCGGTGATCGTCATTCCGGCGGGACCGCTGTCGAGGTGGAACTTCACTCCGCCTTGCTTACTCTTGACTTGGATCGAATAGTTGTACTCTGCCCCGGGATTGGCAACCGGCGGTGGCAAGGAATCGACGAAGAGATAATCGATTCCCGATTTGTTCAATTCGTCGGCGATGCGGAGTCGCCGCAACTGCAACGCGTCTCGCGATTGAGCGACAGTCACCAGCAAGTTCGCGGCCGGAAAGAAGTGCAGTCGCTTCTCATACGACAACGCGCCGTCATTCCGGCCGTTCGCCGACCAAGGAGTAACGCCAAAACTGTCGTCGGTTTGAATATTGAACAGCAATTTGTAGTCGGCGGTGGTGTAGACGGAGATCAACGACGGTTTCGGTCGCTGATTGCGCGGAGAATAATTGTCGCTCCGCGGAATGGAGATGAAATACGCGGGATGGTAGCTCGGTAGGCAAATCGAATTGCGGGCCGAATCCTCGCTGACCGATTTCAGGTCGCCGTCGAGCACACCACTCGCGGTGAACAGCAGCGATCCATCAAAGCTCGGCAATAAGATCCCTGCACTATCGTGCTTATACCGTCCGGTCGCGGTCTTGCCGACCAGATTCATCATACGGACACCCATCGGCGAAATACCCGGTTGCCACGCGGCGAATGACGAGCCGTCGCCGCCTGCTCGGACCGCCAACGGATACTGCGGATGCGGTACCCAGTTGGTGCCGAGCGCGCCGAGCGTGATGTCCGCGGGCTTCAAGGTTTCGGGATCCATAAACTTGGGTCCGGCGCGTTCCATCACTAGCAGGGGCCCCGTCGAGGCCCAACCCATCGCCAGGTCGTCCACTTGACTGCCGGCCGGCATTAGGACCGCAAGATCCTTTTCCATCGATCGCAAGCTCCAGCGCTGAATCTGTCCCAGATCGGGAGAGACAACGACGAGCCTGACAGCGCCGGCCGCATAGCGGACATTGTCGCCCGGCAGCGGCAAATACTTCACTATCTTGGCCTCATTAACGTCGAAGACGGCGATTTTCTGAAGCTTCTTCAATAGCAAGAAGAGGAAACGGCCGCCGCCGCCGGGAACTACGTCGTCGATCACCGAAGGCAATTTGACGACGACTTTTTCCCCGGCGTCATCCGCCAATCCGGCCGACGCAATCGTTCCCATGCAAATCAACGCTGCGCACGACGCCGGCAAAATTCTCATGGTTTTACCAATGCCCGATTAGAGAAAGGGCGGGCGCGAAAACCACGCCAATGCCACTTGAGGATGAGACGCCAGTGACCCCAACTCATTTTATAGCGTCACCCGGTGTGACACTTCAAGACACTTCCGGACATCGAACAGGTTATCCATTGTCGCTCATTCGGAGCTTGTGCTAAAGCCTTGTCCGTGAGCCGGTTGCAGGCTTTTAATCGGCTCGGACTGCCCAGGATTGTGACGCCTCGACCGTTTCCGGCCACTCACTCCAAGGTGCGGCATTGCGCGCCGCCGCAGCAGCAGTGGACTATCCATCCGGCCAACTTGCGACATAAAATGCAAATCTCAACATTTCCTCGTGGACCGGCCACCCTCTTCCGACGACTCTATGACTTTCGAGCCGCCGAATATTGGGAGCGGGGAGTCGTGCCTCACATGACTGCGGCTCTGTTGGCCGTGTTGGCCAAACTGATTAGCGGCGCGAGCGTGCGCTGGATCGATTGCCAGCCGGATACCTGCCAGCGCGTCTATTTCGCCAACCACACCAGCCATTTGGACGCCCTGGTGGTTTGGGCCGCGCTGCCGCACGAAGTTCGCAGCGTGACGCGCCCCGTCGCCGCCAAGGATTATTGGGCCCAGGGGCGGCTGCGAAAATATCTGGCCACGCGCGTGTTCAATGCCCTCCTGATCGACCGCAAGGAGATCAAGGTGCATCAAAGCCCGGTGGACCTGATGATCCGCGAGATCGGCGATCGGAAATCGCTCATCGTGTTTCCCGAGGGGGGGCGAAGCCTCGACGGAAGCATCAGCGAGTTCAAAAGCGGGCTATACTATCTGGGCAAGAAGCGTCCCGATTTGGAGTTAGTCCCGGTGCACATCGACAATTTGAACCGAGTCTTGCCGCGCGGCGAATTCCTGCCGGTGCCGCTGTTGAGCTGCATCAGCTTCGGCCCGCCGATGTGGCTCGAAGCCGGAGAGCCCAAGGCCGACTTCCTTTCTCGCGCCCGCGAAGCAGTTCGCCGTCTGAAAGAGGTTTGATCCGCTCGCCATGGCCGACTGGAAGACACTGTCGTTGGTCGGCGGCGTGCTCGCGCTTTTGGCTGCCGCCACTGGCGCGGGGCAGTTTCTCAAGCTCTATCCCGAAACCGGCCTGAATCCGGCCGCCGTGCGCAGCTTCAATTTGCGATTGCGCGCCTGGTGGCTGATGTGCTCCGTCCTGGCGGCCGCCCTTATGATCGGCCCGACGGCGACCGTCGTGCTGTTCGGGCTGTTGTCGTTTTGGGCGTTGCGCGAGTTTATCACGCTCACGCCGACGCGGCTGGGAGACCATCGCGCGCTGTTCTGGGTGTTCTTCCTTTTCACGCCGCTGCAATACGTGCTGATCGGCATGATGCGGACCGCTCCGAATGAACTTTACAACGTGCTGATCCCCGTCTATGCGTTTTTGTTCATCCTGGCCCGAGTCGCCATGTCGGGAGACTACAAGCGATTTCTGGAGCGGACGGCGAAAATTCAAGCTGGACTGTTGATTTGCGTCTACTGCTTGAGCTTCGCGCCGGCGCTGCTGTACTTGAATCTGCCGAACCGCGGATCGGAAGGGGCCAATTTCCGGCTCCTCTTTTTCTTCATCCTGATGGTGCAGTTCAGCGATGCGCTACAATTCTTGTGGAGCAAGCTGGTAGGCCGAACGGTGATCGCCCCGACCGTCAGCCCCAGTAAGACCTGGGAGGGGTTTCTCGGTGGCACCGCCAGCGCCACTTTGCTCGGAGCTGCGCTCTGGTGGGCCACGCCATTCGAACCCTGGGGCGCCGCGGGAATGTCGCTCTTAACGAGCATCATGGGATTTGCGGGCGGGATGACGATGTCGGCGATCAAACGCGATCGGGGCGTGAAGGACTATGGCACGCTGGTCGAGGGGCACGGAGGCGTGCTGGATCGGATCGATTCGATCTGCTTCGCCGCGCCGGTGTTTTTCCACGTCACGCGGTTCTATTTCCCGTGAGCTTCTTGGGCCAATACTCCGAGCACGATCTTGCGGAGCTTGGGCTCGGCCGCGGCGGCGGTAGCCAAAATCTCGGCGACTGAGACCTCCGTCAGAGCGTCGGCCAGGCACATGTCGGTCACGACCGACAGCCCCAGCACGCGCATCCCGCCGTGGATCGCCACCAAAACCTCCGGCACCGTGGACATTCCCACTACGTCGGCCCCAATCTGACGCAGGAACCGATACTCGGCTCGAGTCTCAAGATTAGGTCCGGTCACGGCGACGTACACGCCGCGATGAGCGACGAAATCTGCTCGCCGCGCGATCTCCAGCGATCGTTCGATCAAATGCGCGTCATAAGGGGCTGACATATCCGGAAACCGCGGTCCAAGCCGATCGTCGTTGACCCCGATCAGCGGATTTCCCCCCATGAGATTGATATGGTCTTCCATGACCATGATGTCTCCTTTGCGATACTGCGGATTCATTCCGCCGCACGCATTCGAGGCGATCAGGAGCCGCGCGCCGAGGGCCTTCATCACGCGCACGGGAAAAGTGAGCTGCTGATAGGAATAACCCTCGTAGGCATGGAACCGGCCTTCCATCGCCACGACCGGCAACCCTTGCAGACGCCCGCAAACGAGAAACCCGGCATGCCCGATCGCCGTGCTCCGCGGGAAATGCGGGATTTCGCCGTATTCGAGCCGGACCTCGGTTTCGATCTCTTCGGACAAAGCGCCCAGCCCCGTTCCGAGGATGATTCCGGCGTGCGCTGGAGAATCCCAATGTCGGCGAACTACTTCGACCGCCTCGGCGATCTGGGAAGCGAGCTTCTGCATGCCGCTCAACTCTCAATCCCGTGCTGCCGCAACAGTTCCTGATACGCCGGGAGCTTTCGCAAGCTGTCCAGATCGGGATCGACTTCCAGATGCCCGAAGTCGTCGTAGCCGTATTCGATCGCCCGACCGAGTTCTTCGATCGCCTGGCGGGGCACCCCTTGCATCGCCAGGCTGCAAGCCAGATTGTAGCGGGCGACGCAATCGTGCGGCACCAAGGTTACCAGCCGCCGATCGATCTCGAGCGAGCGGGCATATTGCCCCTTGCGGGCCAGCAACTCGCCAAGCGACCGCAAGACAATGACATAGTTCGGATGTCGGGCGAGAATCCGCTCGTAAAAATCCACCTCGAATTCCACCTGTCCCAGGTCGCCGAACCATCGCGGCGAGACTTGGCTGCGACGAGCGGGTTTGGGATGGACCGGAGTTTCATCGGAAGCGGACATGTCGCGGCTCGATTGATTGAGGCCCGGCGGGGCTGACTGCTTGCAGATCGACCTACAAAGATTGGGGCAGCGGAACGTATCCAAGTCCCGCGATCCGCCCCTTGATTATATCCACTGTCGTCTTAAACGTCGTCCTCGAATTCCTCCCCCAATTCGGCATCGTCAGAATCTTCCCCGTCCTTGGGCTCTTTTTTGTCATCGTCACCATCCTCGTTCGATTCGGATAGCTCGTCGACATCCTCCTCGAAGTCGTCGTCGAAGTCGTCGTCGAAGTCATCCTCGTCGAAATCGTCTTCCTCTTCGTCGTCGTCGCCGAATTCTTCCTCGTCGCCAAACTCGGATTCCTCTTCGAGTTCCTCTTCTTCCTCCTCATCACCGACGGCCACGATCGAATCCGCCCAACCGCAAGACCGATCGGCCTCGTCGCGTTCGCGGCGCCCCAAGACGCTTAACTCCATTGGCATGGCAGATTTCCCAAATTCCCCAGGCAATATGTTCCCAACGCCAATTCGTAGTCAACCCCAAGGGGTTTGTCAAGTTAGGACTCGACCGGGGCGGGACTCAGCGAATGGTCAGTGCGGAAGGATGACCCCATATTAACCTAACTCTCACGCAATCAAAACGCCGGGCTAAGCGACTCGACTGGCGGCTCTTTTCCGCGTTGACTATACAAAAGTGCTGCGGCGGACCAGCAGCGACACTCGTTGCTAGGCCTGACCCACGATGCAAGGTGAATCGCCATGTACGACGCCATCGTAATCTCCGATTTGCACTTGGGAAGCGAGATCAGCCAGGCAAAGCAATTGGTCAGCTTTCTCGAAATGATCAAGGAAGAGATCGTCGTCACCCGCGAGCTGATTCTCAACGGCGACGTTTTCGATTCCTGGGACTTTCGCCGCTTGAAGAAGAACCATTGGAAGGTGCTATCGATCATCCGCTCGCTTTCCGATCACGTGAAGATCGTCTGGACCAGCGGCAATCATGATTATCCCGAAGACGCCGCGACCGTGGCCCAACTCATCGGCGCCGAAGTCCTCGATCGCTACATCCTCGAATCAGGGGGCAAGAAAATCCTCATTTTCCACGGCCATGTTTTCGATCGCTTTATCGCCGACCACCCGATCATCACGCACGTCGTCGATTTCTTCTACGGCATCCTCCACAGAATCGACAAATCGTTCCGGCTCAGCAAATGGGCCAAGCACCGCAGCAAGACGTTCTTGCGCTGCTCGGAGAAGATCGAGCGCGAGGCGACACAGCTCGCGCTCAAGCTCGGTTGCGACATTGCCCTCTGTGGCCATACGCACCTCGAACGGGCCAGCACCGAGGGCGAGGTCCAGTATTACAACAGCGGCTCCTGGTGCGAGCAGCCATGCGTTTACCTTACTGTGCTCGATGGCCAGGTCGAGATTCAGCACTACAGCCCGGAGCCGAGCTTGCTCGAGGTCGAAGTTGCGTGAGTTTGCGTTAGCTTCCGCCCGCCAATTCGAGTGCCCTGCGGGCGACGTCGAAGGCGGCGCGTGGCCGGCCGAGGCGGCGCGCGTTTGCCTTGAGGGTCGCCAGCCGCCGCGGTTCGTTCAAGAGCGACGTGAGCTTGAAGGGCACCGTGGAAAGATTGTTCAGCTTGATCCCCGCCCCGTTTTCCAGCAGAAAATCGCTGTTGCGGCTTTCCTGGCCGGGGATCGGGTTGATGATCGCCATCGCGGCGCCGCTGGCCAACACCTCGGAGGTGGTCAGCCCGCCCGGCTTCGAGACGACCACGTCGGCCGCGGCCATGAGTTCGTCGATTTCGGTCGTGAAGCCGAGCACGTGCGCCGTATGCCGGCTGGGGGCCTCGATCTTCTCCAACTCGGATTTCAGTTTCGCGTTTCGCCCGCTGACGACTACGATATCGAGCGGCACTTCAACGTCGAGGATCGCGCGGTAGATTCTTTCGATCGGTCCCACTCCGAATCCGCCCGATAGCTGGAGCACGATCGGGCGGTCGCCGCGGAGGCCGTGCCGCTTCAAACACTGCTCGCGCGGCTTCGGCTTGTTGAAGGTCGGATGAATCGGAATGCCAGTGATCGAGATGGACGACTCCGGAACGCCCCAGGAGTGCAAGTGCAGGGCGGCCTCTTTCGTCGCCGTGAAATACTGCTCGCACGGCTCGTTAACCCACAGCCGATGCGTCTCGAAATCGGTCACGGTCGTCAATTGCGGCGTCTTGAACTTCTTCTTTCGTTTCAGTCCGGCGATAATCTCGGCGGGGAGAAAGTGCGTGTTGACGACGACGTCCCACGGTTCCTTCTTGAGAAACTTAAGGAAGCGACCTAGGTGCATCCGCTGCACCAACCGCCGCAACGTATCCGATTTTTGGTTGGGCGAGGGCTTGCGGTCCAATAGATCGTAGAAATAACCGAG encodes:
- a CDS encoding nucleotide pyrophosphohydrolase, giving the protein MSDEATTVAELRRLVAEFVAEREWQVFHAPKNLAMSLAIEAAELMEHFQWGSVEDSREVSRQPEKLCEVADELADVACYLLAFANAMGIDLSEAVRAKMLKNAAKYPADQYRGRFEK
- a CDS encoding lysophospholipid acyltransferase family protein, producing the protein MTAALLAVLAKLISGASVRWIDCQPDTCQRVYFANHTSHLDALVVWAALPHEVRSVTRPVAAKDYWAQGRLRKYLATRVFNALLIDRKEIKVHQSPVDLMIREIGDRKSLIVFPEGGRSLDGSISEFKSGLYYLGKKRPDLELVPVHIDNLNRVLPRGEFLPVPLLSCISFGPPMWLEAGEPKADFLSRAREAVRRLKEV
- a CDS encoding phosphatidate cytidylyltransferase; translation: MADWKTLSLVGGVLALLAAATGAGQFLKLYPETGLNPAAVRSFNLRLRAWWLMCSVLAAALMIGPTATVVLFGLLSFWALREFITLTPTRLGDHRALFWVFFLFTPLQYVLIGMMRTAPNELYNVLIPVYAFLFILARVAMSGDYKRFLERTAKIQAGLLICVYCLSFAPALLYLNLPNRGSEGANFRLLFFFILMVQFSDALQFLWSKLVGRTVIAPTVSPSKTWEGFLGGTASATLLGAALWWATPFEPWGAAGMSLLTSIMGFAGGMTMSAIKRDRGVKDYGTLVEGHGGVLDRIDSICFAAPVFFHVTRFYFP
- a CDS encoding purine-nucleoside phosphorylase codes for the protein MQKLASQIAEAVEVVRRHWDSPAHAGIILGTGLGALSEEIETEVRLEYGEIPHFPRSTAIGHAGFLVCGRLQGLPVVAMEGRFHAYEGYSYQQLTFPVRVMKALGARLLIASNACGGMNPQYRKGDIMVMEDHINLMGGNPLIGVNDDRLGPRFPDMSAPYDAHLIERSLEIARRADFVAHRGVYVAVTGPNLETRAEYRFLRQIGADVVGMSTVPEVLVAIHGGMRVLGLSVVTDMCLADALTEVSVAEILATAAAAEPKLRKIVLGVLAQEAHGK
- a CDS encoding UDP-2,3-diacylglucosamine diphosphatase; protein product: MYDAIVISDLHLGSEISQAKQLVSFLEMIKEEIVVTRELILNGDVFDSWDFRRLKKNHWKVLSIIRSLSDHVKIVWTSGNHDYPEDAATVAQLIGAEVLDRYILESGGKKILIFHGHVFDRFIADHPIITHVVDFFYGILHRIDKSFRLSKWAKHRSKTFLRCSEKIEREATQLALKLGCDIALCGHTHLERASTEGEVQYYNSGSWCEQPCVYLTVLDGQVEIQHYSPEPSLLEVEVA
- a CDS encoding glycosyltransferase encodes the protein MSRRVLILSASVGAGHLRAAEAIELAVKELDPLATVENVDVLKLTNAVFRRVYGQAYLDLANKLPHVLGYFYDLLDRKPSPNQKSDTLRRLVQRMHLGRFLKFLKKEPWDVVVNTHFLPAEIIAGLKRKKKFKTPQLTTVTDFETHRLWVNEPCEQYFTATKEAALHLHSWGVPESSISITGIPIHPTFNKPKPREQCLKRHGLRGDRPIVLQLSGGFGVGPIERIYRAILDVEVPLDIVVVSGRNAKLKSELEKIEAPSRHTAHVLGFTTEIDELMAAADVVVSKPGGLTTSEVLASGAAMAIINPIPGQESRNSDFLLENGAGIKLNNLSTVPFKLTSLLNEPRRLATLKANARRLGRPRAAFDVARRALELAGGS